Within the Sporocytophaga myxococcoides DSM 11118 genome, the region TTAATGCGGTTGCAAGCAGTCCCGCAACTGGTGTATTATGGACAGGAAATGGAACATTTACTCCTTCAACATCCGATATAAATGCGAATTACACTCCTACTGCTGCCGAAATTTCAGCAGGACAAGCTATTGTCAATATCAGTACGACTGGTAACGGAAACTGTCTTGCTGTTACAGGGCAAACAACTGTTTCCATAACTCCATCACCTACAGCAAATGCTGGTATAGATAAAGAAGTATGTGCAGACAATCCTTCAGTAGTTCTTGCAGGTAATGTAACAATAGCAACTGGCGGGACCTGGACAGGAGGCAAAGGAGCATTTGCACCCAATTCAACTACATTAAATGCAACCTATACTCCCTCTACCGATGAAATAACTTCAGGAAGTGTTACTTTAACGCTCACCACTTCAGGAAACGGAAATTGTGTTGCTGTTTCTGACCAAGTCCTCATTACAATAAAACCTTCTCCAATAGCAGATGCAGGGTCGGACCAGACAGTATGTGGTGATGCATCAACTGTTCCATTGAATGGTTCTATTCAAAATGCAACAGGAGGAAAATGGACCACAAATGGAACAGGTTCATTCTCTCCAAATGATAATGTACTTTCTGCAAGTTATAACCCATCTGCAGCTGATAAAGCAAAGGGCGGTGTAACTCTAACTCTTACCTCTCAGGGGAATGGATTATGTAGTGCAGTTAAGGACAATATGAAAATAGATTTTACAGTTGCTCCTTCAATAAATGCTGGACCTGATCAAATCGTTTGTCCAAATGACTTTCCGATTAAATTAAATGCATTCGGATCTAATGCTATATGGTCCGGAGGGTCAGGATCATTTGCCCCTTCAGTCAATTCATTAAGTGCAGACTATATTCCAAGTGCGTCTGAAACAGCTTCCGGCTCCGTTACTTTAACCGTAACAACGATTGCCAACGGGGTTTGTAAAGCTGTTTCTGATGATATAAAAATTACCATACCTCCTGCTCCTATTGTTGATGCAGGTATTGATCTTGATATGTGTGGCAATGCTACTACAATTGCATTGAATGGTACTATCACGAATGCTTCTGGAGCTTTCTGGGCTAGTTCAGGTACAGGTTCTTTCACCCCTGATGCTTTCTCTAAATCAACAACTTATAAACCATCGATTACAGATAAAACACAAGGTAAAGTAAAATTAACATTAACAAGTACCGGTAATGGCGCTTGTACTGCTATCTCAGACTCTATGATTATTACTATTCATCCTGCAGTCACAGTCTCAGCAGGACCTGATCAGACAGTTTGTGCAGATGCTTCAGGAATAACTTTGAACGGAAGTTCGAGTACTACTACAGGATTAACCTGGTCTAATGGCTCAGGATCATTTTCGCCAAATGCAAATACTTTAAATGCCACATATATTCCTACTTCAACAGAAAGAACAAATGGTATAGTTAAACTCATCTTAACAACATCAGCAACAAATTACTGCCAGCCTCAGAAGGATACAGTCATATTTATTATAACACCAGCGCCTACTGTAAATGCAGGAACTGATATTTCCATATGTGGCGATTCTTCTTTTGTAAAACTAAACGGATCTATAAACACAATTCCATCCGGAGCAGTCTGGACAAGTAATGGTTCAGGAACATTCAGCCAGGCAGCCACTGATCTGAATGCAAGTTATGTTCTTTCAAACAATGATAAGACAGCTGGTGCAATTACCTTGACCTTAACAACAACAGGAAACGGAACATGTAACCCCGTTTCTTCACAAATAAAACTGAACATAGCTAAAGTACCAGTAGTTGATGCCGGAGCAGATCAAACTTTATGTGCAGACATTTCATCTGTATCCTTAAATGCAACCATATCAAATGCTAGCGGAGGAACCTGGAAAACAACAGGTACAGGAACTTTTAGCCCAAATGCCAATACTATAAATGCATCTTATATACCATCTGCTATAGACCTGGCAAATGGAATTGTTTCTTTAACTTTGACAAGTACAGGAAATGGACTATGCAAATCAGTTTCTGACATAACAGTTATCACCTTTACACCTGCCCCTACTGTAAATGCTGGTTCAGATTTAAATATCTGTGCAAACAACGCTAAAGTTTCACTCAATGGAGATGTCACAATTGCTACAGGAGGCACATGGACAGGTGGTGCAGGAACTTTCTCACCATCGAACAATCAATTATCCGCAACCTATGTACCATCTGCATCAGAAATCAGTTCAGGTACCGTTACTTTAAAACTAACTACTACTGGTAATGGAATTTGTAAGCCAGTTGAGGATGATGTTATTATAACTATACTTCCGGCACCTGTTGTAAATGCAGGAAATGACATTGCTATATGTGCTGACAGCTTTGCAGTCAAACTTAATGGACAAGTGCTGAATGCTCCCGGAGGACAATGGACAAGCAGTGGAACAGGATCATTTCTTCCGGACAATACTTCTTTAGGAGCAAACTATGTGCCTTCAGCAGCTGATCGTGCATCCGGAAACATTACGTTAAAGCTTACCAGTTCAGCCATAAGTAACTGTATAGCAATAACTGATGATTTGATTTTGATAATATCGCCTGCTCCTACTGTTAATGCAGGAACAGACAAAATTGTTTGTGCCAATAATGCTACGGTGAACCTAAGTGCTACTACCACTGTAACAAGTAACGGGCAATGGACAAGCTCTGGAACTGGTACATTTACAAATCCAAACGGTTTAATTACAGATTATATACCATCTGCTCTTGATATAAGTGCAGGCAATGTAAATCTAACATTAACGACTTTAAATAATGGTTTATGCAAGCCTGTCAAAGATCAGCTTAATGTTCAGATAACACCTGCTCCTACTGCAGAGGCAGGATTGGATCAAACTGTTTGTAGTGACACCTCTGGTGTTCGTTTAAATGGTAAAATAACTATAGCAACCGGAGCATTATGGACGACTTCAGGAGATGGAACATTCAGTCCGAATGCAACAACTTTGAATGCCATATATAAGCCATCTGTAAATGATATCAATGCAAAATCAGTCAACTTAACTTTGACAACAACAGGCAATGGATTATGTAAACCGATAAGTGATTCTGTAAAAATCATTATCACTCCTAAACCCATAGTAGATGCCGGTACTGATATGACAATTTGCGCAGATGCCAGTGGAGTAAGTCTTAATGGCTCTATATCAAATGCTACAGGCAGTAGATGGAGAACTCTTGGAACAGGTAGTTTTTCGCCTAATTCCACCACCTTGAATGCAACTTATGTCCCTAATTCTGCAGACAAAACAGCTGGAAAAATTACCTTAACCTTGTCATCAACAGGATCTGGAGTTTGTGCAACAGTAAGAGATACTTTACATATATTGATAACACCTGCTCCGACTATAAATGCTGGTCCTTCTCAGACTTTATGCGCTGACTTTGAAGGAGCTGCCCTCAACGGAACAACCACAGTTGCAACCGGAGGTACTTGGATAAGCTCTGGATCAGGTACATTTTCAGATGCAAATTCATTAGTTACAACTTACCATGCATCTAGTTCTGATCTGGCTTCAGGTTCTGTACTTCTGACACTAACAAGTACTGGAAATGGAACATGTAAAGCTGTTTCATCCAAACTAACATTGACCATCAATCCTATACCTACTGTAGAAGCAGGATCTGACAAAACTTATTGCGGAGACATTACTGATATTCCATTAAACGGATCATTTACAAAAGCTACCGGAGGATACTGGTCTACAAATGGTTCAGGAACGTTCATACCAGATGAGTTCGCACCAAATGCTACCTATACTCCTTCAGCATCAGAAAAGACTTCAGGTCAATCAATCCTTACATTTACTACCACTGGAAACGGTGCATGTAACTTTGTTTCAGACAATGTAACATACACTTTCACTCCTGTCCCTACATCTGATGCAGGCCCTGACCAAACAGTGTGTGCTGATATTACCAGTATAAATCTTGCTGGAAATGTTACTATTGCTTCGGGGGGAATTTGGAAAAGCTCAGGTAGCGGGACATTTAGTCCAAGTTTAAATGACCTTAATGCGAAATATACACCAAGTGCTTCAGACAAATCAACTGGATCTGTTACTTTAACATTAACTACAACAGGTAACGGAACTTGTAATGTTGTGAGCAATGATATGATTATCACCATTACACCTGCTCCGGTTGTCAATGCTGGTGTGGATCAGACAGTCTGTGCAGACGTAACAGGTGTCGTTCTTGATGGAACTTTCAGTGTAGCTTCAGGTATCAAATGGACAACAACATCTGGTACAGGAAGTTTCGTTCCGGATGATACCACGCCAAATGCTACATTTATACCATCTTCCTTGCAAATAGGAAATGGAAAAGCAACTCTAACATTGACTACAACAGGGAATGGAACATGTAATGCAGTAAAGGACGCTGTCGTTATATTCCTTTCTCCTGTACCGCAAGCTAATGCTGGAAAAGATGTAACTGTTTGTGCTGGGGTTATAGACATTCCATTAAATGGAACCGTTGTAAATGCAAGCGGAGGAACATGGACAAGCTCAGGCACAGGAACATTCCTTCCAGATGCAAATGCCTTAAATGCAAGTTATGTTCCATCGGCTTCAGAAAACGTAAATGGTCAAACGGTAACCATAACCCTTACTACCACCGGAAACGGATCTTGTAGTCCAGTGGCAGATCAGATAACTATTTCATTCAACACGGTTCCAGTTTTTGCAGGTCCCTCCCAGAGTGTATGTACCAATGGATTTCCCGTTAAATTGAATGGTTCCGGAAATGGTTCATGGACATCTCCAACTGGTGGAAATTTTTCACCGAACCCGAATTCTTTAAACGCATCTTATAGTCCTACTGCTGCAGACATTGCTGCAGGCTATGCTGATTTAATACTTACAGGAAGTTCTGTAGGAACATGTCTTCCTGGTAAAGATACTGTTAGAATCTCTATTACTCAGGGTCCTGTTGTCAACGCTGGTTCAGATCTTTTGATCTGTGAAAATAATTCAGTAATAAATTTAAGTGCAACAGTTTCACAAGCTGCAGATATCAAGTGGTCTACATCAGGCGCTGGCTCATTCTCGTCTAACATTGGCTTAACAACCATTTACACACCAACATCACAAGAGCTTTCAGACGGAAACGTAACATTGATTGCAGAAACTACCGGTAATGGAATCTGTGCCGCTGATACAGACCAGGTTGTGATTACATTCACTCCTGCTCCTACTGCCAAAGCCGGATCAGATGAAGACCTTTGCGCTGACATTACTTCAATAGATTTAAATGGTTCTATTACAATAGCTGTAGGATCAACTTGGTCAAGTGATGGAAGCGGAAGCATTGCCTCTGCCGGATCTTTAACTACAACCTACGCTCCTACTTCTGCAGATAAGTCTAAGGGATTTGTAATCTTTACCTTAACAACTTCAGGAAGTGGTAATTGTACGGAAGTTACAGATCAGAAAATTGTAAGATTTACTGCAGGTCCGATCGCATACCCTGGCACAGATACATCTTTGTGCGCAGACATCAGTGAACTTCCTTTAAGTGGTAGTGTATCAGGGGCAACAGGGGGTATTTGGAGTACAAATGGTACAGGTACCTTTAGTCCAAATGCTAATGCGTTAAATGCTAGTTACATTCCTTCTATTGATGACTTATCTAAGACTTCAATTACCTTAACACTGTTGACAACAGGAACCGGAATATGTACGCCTACCTCAAATAACAGGATTGTATCATTCACAACTATTCCGACAATTAACCCTGGAGTTGGTGATTCATATTGTTCAGACGTTTTAAGCATACCGGTTAATGCCGCTGTCACAGTTGCTTCTGGTGTAAGATGGAAAACATCAACAGGAGGAAGCTTTGGTGATGAGAATCTCCAAACAACTGACTACTTCCCTACTAATGTTGAAAAAGCTTCAGGGAAAGTGACATTGAATGTAATAACTACAGGCAACGGTAAATGTAAAGCAGTGTCTGCTAATGTCGATTATTTCTTTACACCTGCGCCAACTGCAGAAGCTGGATTTGATATCATAAGATGTTCAGATGCAATGTCAATAGATCTTGAAGGGCACGTGACCATTGCCACGGGAGGAGTCTGGACTACTTCAGGAAATGGTACATTCTCAAACGATTCAAATTTACAAACAAGCTATCTACCATCGGGTACAGATAAATCAAATGGTTCGGTAGTATTAACTCTATCTACCACAGGAATGGGCAAATGTCTTGCTGTGACCGATGCCATTAAAATTGACTTCACACCTGTACCACTTGTATCTGCCGGATCTGATCAAAATGTTTGTGCTGATACAGCAGGAATATCACTATCATCAACCTATTCGGTTGCGGGAGGGATAAATTGGAGCACTTCAGGCGACGGAACCTTTTTAACATCCTTTGCTGAACCAAATGTTAAATATATACCTTCACAAAGTGATACAGCTTCAGGTTCTGTAAGGATTATTGCTACAACTATAGATAATGGTGATTGCCAGGCAGTATCAGACACAATGTATATTACAATTCAAAAGCAGCCGGTTATTAATGCTGGGATTGACAGAACAATGTGTACAGATGAAAAGACTGTTACGCTTGGAGGTAACTTTAACAATACCGGTGGAATACTATGGAGCAGTACCGGAACAGGCGTATTTTCAGACCCTACATCAACAACCCCTGTTTATACTCCATCTGTTGCAGACAAGACAAATGGAGGAGTAATATTTACAGCAACAACAACTGGTACAGGTCTATGTAAAATATATACAGATATTAGTGCATTAAGTATCTATTCAGCACCAGTCGCTACAGTAAATGCTGGTATGGATCAGTCATTGTGTAAAGATGTTATGACTGTAAAACTTACCGGTTTTATTGCTAATGCAGGAGGCGGAGTATGGTCTTCAACTAATGGTGGAACATTTTCAGATGTTAAGAATCTTGAAGGTACATTTTATCCAGTAGCTGCAGAAAAGGCCGCCGGTAAAGCAGATATAGTTTTAACAACAACTAATAACGGATACTGTAATGCCCAGTCAGATACCATGACCATTACATTTACCGCACCTCCTACTGTAAATGCTGGTGCCGATACAACAATATGCGGTGATTTATATTCAATCAAACTTCCAGGAAAATTCACTGTATCTTCTGGAATTGAATGGAAAACAGGAGGATCAGGTACATTTGTCCCTGATGCCACTATGCCAAATGCTTCTTATATTCCAAGCAAATCGGATATCACTGCTGGTAAAGTAGGCCTTACCATTACTACTACCGGCAACGGTACTTGTAATGCAGTAAGTGCATCCAAAAAGATCCAGATACTTCCTGTACCAACTGCAAATGCAGGTCAGGACCAAACTGTTTGTGCAGATTTAACAAAAATTGCTATCAAAGGAAATGTAACAGGAGCAACCGGAGGAACTTGGAAAACGACTGGGACAGGAACATTTAGCCCTAATGCAAATAGTCTTAATGCATCATATATCCCTTCACCGGAAGACATTCAATCATCAGCAGTCAATCTGATATTGACTACAACAGGAACAGGAATTTGTAATCAGGTCTCTTCTAAAATTACAATTACAATTACCCCTAAACCAGTGATAAATGCCGGACCAGACATTTTGAGCTGTGCAAATGTCCCTTCAATTCAGCTGAATGGTAATGTTACTGTCGCTGGTGGTATGATCTGGATTACTTCAGGTTCCGGTATATTTATGCCATCAGCAGCTTCCTTAAATCCAAGCTATACCCCTTCTGAAGCAGATCAAATAGCTGGGAAGGTAATATTAACTGCATATTCAACAAATAATGGAAAATGTAACATTGTAAATGATTCGCTTGAAGTTACAATTAACAAAGCTCCTATAGTAACAGCATCATCAGGGAATCCATGTGTATATAAAGACGGTGTAGCGTTAACAGGAACTGTAGTTAATGCATCAGGAATTGAATGGAGAACATCAGGATCAGGAACATTTTCATTAAGTTCATATGACCTTAATCCATCATACTTCCCATCACAAGCTGATATTGCCGGTAATGGGACAGTTATTATTACTGCATATTCTACAGGAAATGGAGTATGTAATGCTGAATCCGCAAATACATCATTACTTGTTTCACCGCTGCCAATTGCGGATGCAGGAAGTGACCAATATGTATGTACATCAAGCAATGCTACACTGAACGCATTTACTTATCCTGGAAACATTTATTCATGGAAATCCCTGTCAGGCAATGCTCTTGGAACTGATGCGACCATCACAGTTAGTGCACCTGCAAATCAGACCATTGTCTTAACGGTTACCGATTCAAAGAAATGTCCTAACTATGATACAGTTAGTGTATTTACAATAACTCCACCTAGCTGGAACCTAATTTCTGAAAACTGTTATAACGATACTTTGGTATTAAGATCCAATCCATATAATTTGCCATCAGTACCTGGTTCATTTGCCTGGTATAAAGATGGAGTAATATTACAGAATAAGAATCAGGATTTCTTAGCAACCAGAGATCCGGGACAGTATACCGTTCAATATTATTATGGTAATTGCAAAACTGAAGCATCAGCAACCATTAACGCCCTACCAGATTTTAATATTCCTGCTGAAAAGTTATTATGTAACCAAAGTACAGGGACATTAGTTGCGAATATTAATTCAATACCAAATCCACCAGAAGTTTATTCATGGACCATGGGATCTAATTTTGTAGGCAATACTAATCCTGTTGACTTCAATGTACTTCCAGATTCAAATTTCTATAAACTGAAAATTACAGATGTAAAATGCTCAGCTGAAGACAGTGTGCGCATTATAGGCATTGATTCACCGATCACAGGTAATTTGAAAGATATTGCATCCTGTGAAGGTCAAACAGTTGTGTTGATTGGAACCCCAACAAACTACAGTGATTTAACTAAGTATAATCCTGTTTACCAATGGACACCATCAAGCCTGGGCACTGATGATACTGTAGAAGTTAAAACAACAGGCACCTATGGAGTTACAGTAACAATTGGAGAGTGCGCAGCTTCTTATCTGGCCAATGTGCAGATGAATAAACTTCCAGACCCGTTTATGCCTGAACGTCAAATATTTTGTTTTGACAATAATAAATATATGATGCTTGATGCAGGACCAGGAGAACGATTCAAATGGGAAAATTCAAGTGATACATTGAGGCAAAAAGCTATCATAGAACCAGGAATGTATATAGTGACTGTAACCAATAGTTTTAACTGCTCATTAATCGACAGTACAGAAATAGTTCAGGTCTGCGCGCCAACAGTTTATATACCGAATGCAATAGAGCCTGAGGGTGGTATAAGCAGAAACCAGGACTTACATATCTTCGGTAAGTATTTTACCAACTTTAAAATGACTATCTATAATAGATGGGGAGAAATAATCTTCTACACAGAAGATAGAAATAAAACTTGGGATGGAACTTACCTGGGCAAATTAATGCCTGAAGGATCATATAACTATATAGTTACTTATGAAGGATTAGAAGGAGAATATATAGGACCTTATAAAAAAGAAGGTAAGATCACTATAATGAGATAATTATTATTACTTAAATTCATTAAACCCGAAAATTATCATAATTTAGTTTTCGGGTTTTGT harbors:
- a CDS encoding gliding motility-associated C-terminal domain-containing protein, translated to MLFVLFFLISAYTQAPYVFAEGTKQLQPTSSDNGFIQIFDNNTTTRPFATYNCPEANRLNIRICNAGEKIYLGFRQTDNDVYFQLKDPNGVVVMGPSKIPNAAGPGYIASYTEAVNGPRAIVGASGYNALTYTSTMAGDYYIEFNPSSSQTLNPVKRVFTYFDITVATAANVIKLGRLWSKSWDFQCNSGTNQFKAKLYIYADDGIVTSLDFNGMQPFGFVIAANNAGCTNTGTFATDRQSVSGNINYPQYKVFLNDPDINCFPTGVYGNVNSVSLSGCVGSNFCIDINVDKPGKTEILFELNGTAGYQAGSTDRLITADLVAGNNCVTWDGKDGKGNIVTGGVNITTKVDYYNGLTHLPLFDVENNTKGYIVDLVRPTGPRPSLFWDDSKIGGGTNLTGCNSATGCHTWSGDFGDAKTINTWWYVNSTTKTVTNFVPPSVITDANADKPGTGSSNDSTLCATITAFKLNGKVTNAGGGIWSTSGSGTFTPSNTSLQGTYTPSAADIANGSVKLILSSTGNGVCSPKKDSITYTFSKQPVISAGPDKSACANNPNLSLSAAMSGATGLTWSGGAGTYTPNKTSANITYTPTAGEISAGSVVLNLATTGNGVCSVGSGTIKLTYTPIPTADAGVDQSVCKNNNKVNLNGTVTYASGGTWTGGSGSFNPDANSLNATYTPTPAELTAGTVNLTLTTTGMGSCLAVNDAVAIKFTPIPVVNAGNNQSICKNNTAIPLNGSVTGPTTTGTWSGGTGTYSPNANTLNATYTPTTAEVNAGSITLTLTSTNNGNCNAVTSNTSITFTAIPVVSVGSNIIICENNPVTVLNGSVTGATGGNWTTGSGTYSPGRTALTTTYTASASEVSAGFFTLTLESTGNGNCNPVSKTLNVLVDPKPTVNAGTDDTLCTNNPAIKLSGSVKDATTYTWSGGAGIFTPDNSSLNATYTPTATEISSGIVTLTLTATKPSCNSVSDQVVYRFSPTPAVNAGTDQSKCKNNGATSLNGTITISKGGIWSGGAGVFAPDNSTLNATYTPTASEIATGTVTLTLTTTGNGKCLAVKDDILINFTNPPTVNASNAGPVCGNNAIVKLNAVASSPATGVLWTGNGTFTPSTSDINANYTPTAAEISAGQAIVNISTTGNGNCLAVTGQTTVSITPSPTANAGIDKEVCADNPSVVLAGNVTIATGGTWTGGKGAFAPNSTTLNATYTPSTDEITSGSVTLTLTTSGNGNCVAVSDQVLITIKPSPIADAGSDQTVCGDASTVPLNGSIQNATGGKWTTNGTGSFSPNDNVLSASYNPSAADKAKGGVTLTLTSQGNGLCSAVKDNMKIDFTVAPSINAGPDQIVCPNDFPIKLNAFGSNAIWSGGSGSFAPSVNSLSADYIPSASETASGSVTLTVTTIANGVCKAVSDDIKITIPPAPIVDAGIDLDMCGNATTIALNGTITNASGAFWASSGTGSFTPDAFSKSTTYKPSITDKTQGKVKLTLTSTGNGACTAISDSMIITIHPAVTVSAGPDQTVCADASGITLNGSSSTTTGLTWSNGSGSFSPNANTLNATYIPTSTERTNGIVKLILTTSATNYCQPQKDTVIFIITPAPTVNAGTDISICGDSSFVKLNGSINTIPSGAVWTSNGSGTFSQAATDLNASYVLSNNDKTAGAITLTLTTTGNGTCNPVSSQIKLNIAKVPVVDAGADQTLCADISSVSLNATISNASGGTWKTTGTGTFSPNANTINASYIPSAIDLANGIVSLTLTSTGNGLCKSVSDITVITFTPAPTVNAGSDLNICANNAKVSLNGDVTIATGGTWTGGAGTFSPSNNQLSATYVPSASEISSGTVTLKLTTTGNGICKPVEDDVIITILPAPVVNAGNDIAICADSFAVKLNGQVLNAPGGQWTSSGTGSFLPDNTSLGANYVPSAADRASGNITLKLTSSAISNCIAITDDLILIISPAPTVNAGTDKIVCANNATVNLSATTTVTSNGQWTSSGTGTFTNPNGLITDYIPSALDISAGNVNLTLTTLNNGLCKPVKDQLNVQITPAPTAEAGLDQTVCSDTSGVRLNGKITIATGALWTTSGDGTFSPNATTLNAIYKPSVNDINAKSVNLTLTTTGNGLCKPISDSVKIIITPKPIVDAGTDMTICADASGVSLNGSISNATGSRWRTLGTGSFSPNSTTLNATYVPNSADKTAGKITLTLSSTGSGVCATVRDTLHILITPAPTINAGPSQTLCADFEGAALNGTTTVATGGTWISSGSGTFSDANSLVTTYHASSSDLASGSVLLTLTSTGNGTCKAVSSKLTLTINPIPTVEAGSDKTYCGDITDIPLNGSFTKATGGYWSTNGSGTFIPDEFAPNATYTPSASEKTSGQSILTFTTTGNGACNFVSDNVTYTFTPVPTSDAGPDQTVCADITSINLAGNVTIASGGIWKSSGSGTFSPSLNDLNAKYTPSASDKSTGSVTLTLTTTGNGTCNVVSNDMIITITPAPVVNAGVDQTVCADVTGVVLDGTFSVASGIKWTTTSGTGSFVPDDTTPNATFIPSSLQIGNGKATLTLTTTGNGTCNAVKDAVVIFLSPVPQANAGKDVTVCAGVIDIPLNGTVVNASGGTWTSSGTGTFLPDANALNASYVPSASENVNGQTVTITLTTTGNGSCSPVADQITISFNTVPVFAGPSQSVCTNGFPVKLNGSGNGSWTSPTGGNFSPNPNSLNASYSPTAADIAAGYADLILTGSSVGTCLPGKDTVRISITQGPVVNAGSDLLICENNSVINLSATVSQAADIKWSTSGAGSFSSNIGLTTIYTPTSQELSDGNVTLIAETTGNGICAADTDQVVITFTPAPTAKAGSDEDLCADITSIDLNGSITIAVGSTWSSDGSGSIASAGSLTTTYAPTSADKSKGFVIFTLTTSGSGNCTEVTDQKIVRFTAGPIAYPGTDTSLCADISELPLSGSVSGATGGIWSTNGTGTFSPNANALNASYIPSIDDLSKTSITLTLLTTGTGICTPTSNNRIVSFTTIPTINPGVGDSYCSDVLSIPVNAAVTVASGVRWKTSTGGSFGDENLQTTDYFPTNVEKASGKVTLNVITTGNGKCKAVSANVDYFFTPAPTAEAGFDIIRCSDAMSIDLEGHVTIATGGVWTTSGNGTFSNDSNLQTSYLPSGTDKSNGSVVLTLSTTGMGKCLAVTDAIKIDFTPVPLVSAGSDQNVCADTAGISLSSTYSVAGGINWSTSGDGTFLTSFAEPNVKYIPSQSDTASGSVRIIATTIDNGDCQAVSDTMYITIQKQPVINAGIDRTMCTDEKTVTLGGNFNNTGGILWSSTGTGVFSDPTSTTPVYTPSVADKTNGGVIFTATTTGTGLCKIYTDISALSIYSAPVATVNAGMDQSLCKDVMTVKLTGFIANAGGGVWSSTNGGTFSDVKNLEGTFYPVAAEKAAGKADIVLTTTNNGYCNAQSDTMTITFTAPPTVNAGADTTICGDLYSIKLPGKFTVSSGIEWKTGGSGTFVPDATMPNASYIPSKSDITAGKVGLTITTTGNGTCNAVSASKKIQILPVPTANAGQDQTVCADLTKIAIKGNVTGATGGTWKTTGTGTFSPNANSLNASYIPSPEDIQSSAVNLILTTTGTGICNQVSSKITITITPKPVINAGPDILSCANVPSIQLNGNVTVAGGMIWITSGSGIFMPSAASLNPSYTPSEADQIAGKVILTAYSTNNGKCNIVNDSLEVTINKAPIVTASSGNPCVYKDGVALTGTVVNASGIEWRTSGSGTFSLSSYDLNPSYFPSQADIAGNGTVIITAYSTGNGVCNAESANTSLLVSPLPIADAGSDQYVCTSSNATLNAFTYPGNIYSWKSLSGNALGTDATITVSAPANQTIVLTVTDSKKCPNYDTVSVFTITPPSWNLISENCYNDTLVLRSNPYNLPSVPGSFAWYKDGVILQNKNQDFLATRDPGQYTVQYYYGNCKTEASATINALPDFNIPAEKLLCNQSTGTLVANINSIPNPPEVYSWTMGSNFVGNTNPVDFNVLPDSNFYKLKITDVKCSAEDSVRIIGIDSPITGNLKDIASCEGQTVVLIGTPTNYSDLTKYNPVYQWTPSSLGTDDTVEVKTTGTYGVTVTIGECAASYLANVQMNKLPDPFMPERQIFCFDNNKYMMLDAGPGERFKWENSSDTLRQKAIIEPGMYIVTVTNSFNCSLIDSTEIVQVCAPTVYIPNAIEPEGGISRNQDLHIFGKYFTNFKMTIYNRWGEIIFYTEDRNKTWDGTYLGKLMPEGSYNYIVTYEGLEGEYIGPYKKEGKITIMR